The following proteins are encoded in a genomic region of Pyrus communis chromosome 11, drPyrComm1.1, whole genome shotgun sequence:
- the LOC137707865 gene encoding probable aminotransferase TAT2, whose protein sequence is MEMEGVENGWQKKWQFRGNEELNTASISVRGALTMLMKNLKNPAGDDQRPTIMLGRGDPTEFRSFWTTPVAVDAVADALHSFKFNSYCPTGGVIPARRAIAEYLSRDQPNKLSANDVYLTAGCTQAIEIIVSVLARPGANILLPRPGYPQYEARAEFDHLEVRHFDLLPEKGWEVDLDSVESLADHNTAAMVIINPSNPCGNVFTSQHLKKIAETANKLGIFVISDEVYGHLAFGSNPFVPMGKFSSIVPVITLGSISKTWIVPGWKLGWIVKNDPNGIFEKTGIVDTLNNYLDITTDPATFIQGAIPQMFERTKDVFFSNIIGLLREAADLLYEMVKEIPCLTCPNKPQGSMVVLVKLNLSALEDIDDDIQFCLKLAEEESVIVLPGVTVGRKDWVRITFAVELSVLEDGFKRIKAFHQRHAKKI, encoded by the exons ATGGAGATGGAGGGTGTGGAGAATGGCTGGCAGAAGAAATGGCAGTTCCGAGGGAACGAAGAACTGAACACGGCGTCGATCTCCGTCCGAGGAGCTCTCACGATGTTAATGAAAAATCTCAAGAACCCAGCTGGTGATGATCAACGGCCCACCATTATGCTTGGCCGCGGGGACCCTACTGAATTCCGATCGTTTTGGACCACTCCGGTGGCTGTTGACGCCGTCGCAGATGCCCTCCATTCCTTCAAGTTCAACTCTTACTGTCCTACCGGCGGCGTTATTCCGGCAAGAAG GGCTATTGCAGAATATCTCTCCCGCGACCAACCAAACAAGTTATCGGCGAATGATGTATATCTCACTGCTGGTTGTACCCAAGCCATTGAAATCATAGTATCTGTCCTTGCACGTCCTGGTGCCAACATTCTTCTTCCAAGGCCTGGTTACCCTCAGTACGAAGCTCGCGCAGAGTTTGACCACCTCGAAGTACGCCATTTCGATCTTCTTCCTGAAAAGGGCTGGGAGGTGGATCTTGATTCTGTTGAATCTCTTGCAGATCACAACACTGCAGCTATGGTTATCATCAATCCTAGCAATCCCTGTGGAAATGTCTTCACTTCTCAGCATTTGAAAAAG ATTGCAGAAACAGCAAACAAACTTGGCATCTTCGTAATTTCGGATGAAGTTTATGGGCATCTAGCTTTCGGCAGCAACCCTTTTGTACCTATGGGAAAGTTTAGTTCCATCGTGCCAGTTATTACGCTTGGCTCTATATCAAAGACATGGATTGTTCCTGGTTGGAAACTTGGCTGGATTGTCAAAAATGATCCCAATGGCATCTTTGAAAAAACTGGG ATTGTGGACACACTTAACAACTATCTCGACATCACTACTGACCCAGCAACATTCATTCAG GGAGCTATACCTCAAATGTTTGAGAGAACAAAAGATGTATTTTTCTCAAACATAATTGGCCTTTTGAGAGAAGCCGCAGATCTTTTATATGAAATGGTGAAGGAAATTCCATGCCTTACTTGCCCAAACAAACCACAAGGATCTATGGTTGTATTG GTAAAGCTAAATCTATCAGCACTTGAAGACATTGATGATGATATACAGTTTTGTCTTAAGTTGGCCGAAGAGGAGTCGGTGATTGTTCTTCCAG GGGTCACGGTTGGACGGAAAGATTGGGTCCGCATTACTTTTGCTGTGGAGCTTTCAGTACTTGAAGATGGATTTAAGAGGATAAAAGCCTTCCACCAAAGACATGCCAAGAAGATCTAA
- the LOC137708238 gene encoding tyrosine aminotransferase-like — protein sequence MVEKESKKKWNFEGNFHGEQKTASPPVTVRGILYMIMRSLNKDDDRPIIPLGHGDPSAFPCFRTSAAAEDAVVDALRSARYNSYSPTVGILPARRAIAGYLSHDLPYNLSPDDVYLTVGCSNAIEVIIEALARPGANILFPRPGFPYYDVRAACSNLEVRHYDLLPDKGWEVDLEAVEALSDENTVAMVIINPGNPCGNVYSPQHLEKIAEKARKLGILVIADEVYEQITFGSTKFVPMAAFAATVPVITLGSISKRWIVPGWRLGWLVTCDPTAALKNSGLIERITECLEVTTDPATFIQAAIPQILEKTKEEFYSNIIAILRRCADICFDRLQEIPCITCPSKPEGSMFLMVKLNLELLDDIGDDMEFCIKLAEEESVVVLPGVAVGMKNWLRVTFACDHSCLEDGLGRMKAFYQRHAKKH from the exons ATGGTGGAGAAAGAGTCGAAGAAGAAGTGGAATTTTGAGGGGAATTTCCATGGAGAGCAAAAAACGGCATCACCACCAGTCACAGTTCGAGGAATCCTGTACATGATAATGCGAAGTCTCAACAAAGATGACGATAGGCCAATCATTCCTCTTGGTCACGGTGACCCCTCCGCCTTCCCATGCTTCCGAACTAGTGCTGCAGCTGAAGACGCCGTCGTTGACGCCCTTCGCTCCGCCCGCTATAACTCTTACTCTCCCACCGTTGGTATTCTACCGGCAAGAAG GGCAATTGCTGGTTACCTCTCCCATGATCTCCCGTACAACCTATCACCGGACGATGTTTATCTTACAGTTGGATGTTCAAATGCGATTGAAGTCATCATAGAAGCTCTTGCACGTCCGGGTGCCAACATTTTGTTTCCGAGGCCAGGCTTCCCTTACTATGATGTTCGGGCGGCCTGTTCCAATCTTGAAGTCCGTCATTATGATCTCCTTCCGGACAAGGGCTGGGAGGTTGATCTCGAAGCTGTTGAAGCACTTTCGGATGAAAATACTGTTGCCATGGTGATCATCAATCCTGGCAATCCTTGTGGAAATGTATACTCACCTCAACACTTGGAGAAG ATTGCGGAGAAGGCGAGGAAGCTTGGGATTCTGGTAATTGCTGATGAAGTTTATGAGCAGATTACTTTTGGAAGTACCAAGTTTGTGCCAATGGCGGCATTTGCAGCTACTGTGCCTGTTATTACACTTGGTTCTATATCGAAGAGATGGATCGTACCTGGTTGGCGACTTGGTTGGCTTGTCACCTGTGATCCCACTGCCGCTCTTAAAAATTCTggg CTAATTGAGCGCATAACGGAGTGTCTTGAAGTTACAACTGATCCTGCAACCTTCATTCAG GCAGCAATTCCTCAAATTCTAGAGAAGACCAaagaggagttctattcaaacATAATTGCGATTTTAAGACGTTGCGCAGACATATGTTTTGATAGACTTCAGGAAATCCCCTGCATTACTTGCCCAAGCAAACCAGAGGGTTCTATGTTTCTAATG GTGAAGCTAAACCTCGAATTATTGGATGACATTGGTGATGATATGGAGTTTTGCATTAAACTTGCCGAAGAGGAATCTGTTGTCGTTTTACCTG GGGTGGCTGTGGGAATGAAGAACTGGTTGCGCGTAACCTTCGCTTGTGATCATTCATGTCTCGAAGATGGCCTTGGCCGGATGAAAGCCTTCTACCAACGGCATGCCAAGAAACATTAG
- the LOC137707527 gene encoding DNA-directed RNA polymerases II, IV and V subunit 6A-like, producing MADEDYNDMDIGYEDEPVEPEIEEGAEEVEDAENANDDLPGDAIEVDDKEEEAPVERPRRTSKFMTKYERARILGTRAVQISMNAPVMVELQGETDPLEIAMKELRERKVPFTIRRYLPDGSYEDWGVDELIVEDSWKRQVGGE from the exons ATGGCGGACGAAGATTACAACGATATGGACATCGGGTACGAGGATGAGCCAGTAGAGCCAGAGATTGAG GAAGGCGCAGAGGAGGTAGAGGATGCGGAGAATGCTAACGATGATCTTCCAGGCGATGCCATTGAAGTTGatgacaaagaagaagaagcaccGGTGGAACGACCGCGCAGAACATCCAAATTTATGACCAAATATGAACGTGCTAGAATATTGGGTACTCGTGCTGTGCAGATCAG CATGAATGCCCCTGTGATGGTTGAGTTGCAGGGCGAGACTGACCCACTTGAG ATTGCTATGAAGGAGCTTCGTGAGCGGAAGGTGCCCTTCACCATTCGCCGCTACCTGCCTGATGGAAG TTACGAAGATTGGGGAGTAGATGAGTTGATTGTGGAAGACTCGTGGAAGAGGCAGGTGGGAGGTGAATGA